The DNA segment TTTTTTATTGATTTCTTCCGGATCACCCAGGAAATAATCTTTTACCAGTTTCATTGAATCATCGAATTCAAAAACATAGGGAACAGCTGTCGGAAGATTCAGGCTAATGATATCTGTATTAGAGATGTTCTTTAAGTATTTAATGATACC comes from the Bacteroidales bacterium genome and includes:
- the gpmA gene encoding 2,3-diphosphoglycerate-dependent phosphoglycerate mutase (2,3-bisphosphoglycerate-dependent; catalyzes the interconversion of 2-phosphoglycerate to 3-phosphoglycerate) gives rise to the protein GIIKYLKNISNTDIISLNLPTAVPYVFEFDDSMKLVKDYFLGDPEEINKKMNAVANQGKK